Proteins encoded together in one Anaerotignum faecicola window:
- a CDS encoding aminotransferase class I/II-fold pyridoxal phosphate-dependent enzyme, whose amino-acid sequence MSKYIAKGIIDMPSSGIREFFDVANMMKDAISLGVGEPDFETPWHVREAAISSIEKGLTSYSSNTGMIELREAISDYLDERYDIQYAPEHQILVTIGASEGIDLALRALVNPGDEVLVVEPSYVSYKPCITMCGGIAVPIVTKAENEFRLTPDELKACITPKTKALILPYPNNPTGGIMEIDDLAAISKVIIENDIIVISDEIYSELTYGGRHASIASLPGMYERTIVLNGFSKAFAMTGWRLGYAAGPEEFIYNMNKIHQYIAMCAPTPSQFAGIEALRGADRDNDIEIMREAYDARRKLIVGRFRQMGLDCFEPRGAFYVFPSIQKTGMKSKDFCKELLYDQKVAVVPGTAFGECGEGFIRCSYAYSVENIEEALDRIEIFVKKHIK is encoded by the coding sequence ATGTCTAAATATATCGCAAAAGGAATCATAGATATGCCGAGTTCCGGCATCAGGGAATTTTTTGACGTTGCAAATATGATGAAAGACGCTATTTCGCTTGGCGTTGGCGAACCGGATTTTGAAACGCCGTGGCATGTCAGAGAAGCGGCTATTTCTTCCATTGAAAAAGGCCTTACGTCATATTCTTCTAATACCGGAATGATTGAACTTAGGGAAGCAATTTCCGATTATCTCGATGAAAGGTATGATATACAATATGCGCCTGAGCATCAGATACTTGTTACAATAGGAGCAAGCGAGGGAATTGATTTAGCCTTGAGGGCCTTGGTTAATCCCGGCGACGAGGTTCTTGTTGTGGAGCCTTCATATGTAAGCTATAAGCCTTGTATAACCATGTGCGGCGGTATTGCAGTACCTATTGTTACAAAAGCCGAAAATGAATTCAGGCTTACCCCTGACGAGCTTAAAGCTTGTATAACTCCAAAAACAAAAGCTCTTATACTGCCATATCCTAATAACCCTACAGGCGGTATAATGGAAATTGATGATCTGGCGGCGATTTCAAAAGTAATAATTGAAAATGACATAATTGTAATAAGCGATGAAATATATTCGGAACTTACTTACGGAGGAAGGCATGCCTCCATTGCTTCGCTTCCGGGAATGTACGAAAGGACTATTGTGTTAAACGGTTTTTCAAAAGCGTTTGCCATGACAGGATGGCGTTTGGGATATGCGGCCGGCCCGGAGGAGTTTATTTATAATATGAATAAAATACATCAGTATATTGCCATGTGCGCTCCGACGCCAAGCCAGTTTGCGGGTATTGAGGCGTTAAGGGGAGCGGACAGGGACAATGATATAGAAATTATGCGGGAAGCATATGATGCAAGGAGAAAATTGATTGTAGGGCGTTTCAGGCAGATGGGGCTTGATTGTTTTGAGCCGAGGGGAGCGTTTTATGTTTTTCCAAGTATACAAAAGACGGGCATGAAAAGTAAAGACTTCTGCAAAGAACTTCTCTATGACCAGAAAGTTGCCGTTGTACCGGGAACTGCGTTCGGCGAATGTGGGGAAGGGTTTATCCGCTGTTCATATGCATATTCGGTTGAAAATATAGAAGAGGCGCTTGATAGGATTGAGATTTTTGTTAAAAAACATATTAAATGA
- a CDS encoding tetratricopeptide repeat protein produces MAHYIGEIVKLRSDFFNAYNDGEYTEALRLGNQIIKLYKDNKDTKSLEYANDINNMAIVYDDVMAHSKAVSCYKNAAEIRSRLLGENDLTYADTIGNMAVSISLEGNYNEALALHKKSLKIRENNLPETHNDCIIGRYNLANAYEDLKNYEKALENFEAAMKLAEKRTDFSKSDYADILCGCARVYAVKGMFKKSISNYSKAIEIIKMEGGKENFYYLSTLLEAAAVCEKSKLYDQAVVYYKRAIEARKTLLEKTHLDYITNLNSLANAFIKKKDYGRALATHKEALAVLKNLVGEEHQFYADCLNNIGLDYLKMGKCDDAAEYILKSLDYKKKNVGEGTLSYTIGIESLGHVYSEKGDFEMAFEKYNEARILRKQLSGENDSLYIDALTALGRLCLKEKNYNRAEEYFKEALRIRKNIKADNDMPYIVNLQFMAETNFNKCNFKAAVEYMEEALSIRKHIYGRNHPRFARGLYYLAMAEMKCGKFETAVSDFEYAMEIQKIAMGDDNPDFKDTVNELRNSRIELCKYYSELGQYEKALEHFLKAVELSGCKNNEERLDIILKYAFLYAKTGEEKRAFEILESAKNIILCKYGECSLQYADALKAEGKLLVETGNLPEGEKLLVKALETEFIIVGDKGRSIGEISVFMGNALLKDKKIDKAYGYFLKASSNDDDSVSYLGGVGLGMCEFERKDYNEAYKHFENVKNFMEKYIGTESLIFSDVTKKMAVIDEKNKDYEKAVSNMNLSVSIRRLIGDDSREYLNDLLKLAVLYKRTGKKTEALECMHEVSVIIVNKDGETADFADIVFKMAKLNAELKKYAVSETLLNKCGQIYKDEFGNKSDEYASVIYEKAKLFLKSKELEKADIQFEELKALVESNPSSKFCDSKYFKGREK; encoded by the coding sequence ATGGCTCATTACATAGGGGAAATCGTTAAACTGCGCAGCGACTTTTTTAATGCCTATAACGACGGCGAATATACTGAAGCGCTGCGCCTAGGAAATCAAATTATAAAATTGTATAAGGACAATAAAGACACAAAAAGCCTTGAATATGCTAATGATATAAATAATATGGCTATTGTTTATGATGATGTAATGGCTCATTCTAAAGCGGTAAGCTGTTATAAAAACGCCGCTGAAATAAGAAGCAGGCTTCTTGGTGAAAATGATTTGACATATGCCGATACAATAGGGAACATGGCCGTGTCAATAAGTCTTGAGGGAAATTACAACGAAGCGTTGGCGTTGCATAAAAAATCGCTGAAAATAAGGGAAAACAACCTTCCTGAAACTCACAATGACTGTATAATAGGCAGGTATAACCTTGCAAATGCTTATGAGGATCTGAAAAATTATGAAAAAGCATTGGAAAATTTTGAAGCAGCCATGAAACTTGCTGAAAAAAGGACAGATTTTTCAAAAAGCGATTATGCCGATATACTTTGCGGCTGTGCAAGAGTATACGCCGTTAAGGGAATGTTTAAGAAATCTATTTCAAATTACAGCAAAGCTATTGAAATTATAAAAATGGAAGGCGGCAAGGAAAACTTTTATTATTTGTCAACCCTTCTTGAAGCGGCAGCGGTTTGTGAGAAATCAAAGCTTTACGATCAAGCTGTCGTTTACTATAAAAGGGCTATTGAGGCAAGAAAAACACTTCTTGAAAAAACACATTTAGATTATATAACAAACCTGAATTCGCTTGCAAATGCTTTTATAAAAAAGAAAGATTACGGCAGGGCCCTCGCAACGCATAAAGAGGCTCTTGCAGTATTAAAAAATCTTGTAGGCGAGGAACATCAATTTTATGCCGACTGCCTTAACAATATAGGGCTTGATTATTTAAAAATGGGAAAATGCGACGATGCAGCCGAGTATATATTAAAATCCCTTGACTATAAGAAAAAAAATGTGGGCGAAGGAACATTAAGCTACACAATCGGTATTGAAAGCCTTGGCCATGTTTACAGCGAAAAGGGAGATTTTGAAATGGCTTTTGAAAAGTATAATGAAGCCAGAATATTGAGGAAACAGCTTTCGGGTGAAAACGATTCTTTATATATAGACGCATTAACCGCGTTGGGGCGTTTATGTTTAAAAGAGAAAAACTACAATAGGGCTGAGGAGTATTTTAAAGAAGCTTTGAGGATTAGGAAAAATATAAAGGCTGACAACGATATGCCGTACATTGTAAATTTACAGTTTATGGCTGAAACGAACTTTAATAAATGTAATTTTAAGGCGGCCGTTGAATATATGGAAGAAGCTCTTTCCATCAGGAAACATATTTATGGAAGAAACCACCCTAGGTTTGCCAGGGGCCTTTATTATTTAGCTATGGCTGAAATGAAATGCGGTAAGTTTGAAACGGCTGTAAGCGATTTTGAATATGCAATGGAAATACAAAAAATTGCCATGGGCGATGATAACCCGGATTTTAAAGATACTGTAAACGAATTAAGAAATTCCAGAATAGAACTTTGCAAATATTATAGTGAGCTGGGACAATACGAAAAAGCCCTTGAACATTTTTTAAAAGCGGTTGAGCTTTCTGGGTGCAAAAACAATGAGGAAAGGCTTGACATAATCTTAAAATATGCTTTTCTTTATGCCAAAACCGGTGAAGAGAAACGCGCATTTGAAATACTCGAAAGCGCTAAAAATATAATATTGTGTAAATATGGAGAATGCAGCCTTCAGTATGCCGATGCATTGAAGGCGGAAGGCAAACTTCTGGTTGAAACAGGCAATTTGCCGGAAGGTGAAAAATTGCTTGTAAAGGCTCTTGAAACAGAATTTATAATTGTCGGGGACAAAGGAAGATCCATAGGAGAGATATCTGTTTTTATGGGAAACGCCCTTCTAAAAGATAAGAAAATTGATAAAGCTTACGGTTATTTTTTAAAGGCCAGTTCAAACGATGATGATTCCGTAAGTTATCTTGGCGGCGTTGGGCTTGGAATGTGTGAATTTGAACGGAAAGATTATAATGAGGCTTATAAACATTTTGAAAATGTAAAGAATTTTATGGAAAAATATATTGGAACGGAGAGCCTTATTTTTTCCGACGTAACAAAAAAAATGGCCGTTATTGACGAAAAAAATAAGGACTATGAGAAAGCGGTTTCAAATATGAATTTAAGCGTTTCAATAAGAAGGCTTATCGGTGATGACAGCCGGGAATATTTAAACGACCTTTTGAAGCTGGCAGTCTTGTATAAAAGGACAGGAAAGAAAACAGAAGCTCTCGAATGTATGCATGAAGTATCTGTGATAATTGTAAATAAAGATGGTGAAACCGCTGATTTTGCAGATATTGTATTTAAAATGGCAAAGTTGAATGCAGAGTTAAAAAAGTATGCCGTATCGGAAACATTATTGAATAAATGCGGGCAGATATACAAAGATGAATTTGGAAACAAATCGGATGAATATGCTTCGGTAATTTATGAAAAAGCTAAATTATTTTTAAAATCCAAAGAACTTGAAAAGGCTGATATTCAGTTTGAAGAATTAAAAGCTTTGGTTGAAAGCAATCCTTCCAGTAAGTTTTGCGACAGCAAATATTTTAAAGGCCGGGAAAAATAA
- a CDS encoding RecX family transcriptional regulator: protein MIVTSIKQQKKDKERYNIFIDGEFAFGLIMEDILYFKIKEGYEISEEKYNYIKDTVLYIKAQDTALKFLGYKMRTEKEVLRKLNDSGYDSDVTDRVIEFLEKYNYLNDLEYSKAYIRQCSKLNPKGRYAVRCKLRELGVKDGIIDKAFIDEELNETKGAQQLLEKKLKGNRKISFKEKRRLQEFLLRRGYSYDIIKEAFLDLEIKIDNSDI from the coding sequence ATGATAGTAACATCTATTAAACAGCAAAAAAAAGATAAAGAAAGATATAATATTTTTATAGACGGAGAATTTGCTTTTGGGCTTATAATGGAGGATATACTTTATTTTAAGATTAAAGAGGGCTATGAAATATCAGAGGAGAAGTACAATTATATTAAAGATACAGTTTTATATATTAAAGCTCAGGATACAGCTCTCAAGTTTCTCGGATATAAAATGCGTACGGAAAAAGAAGTTTTAAGAAAACTTAACGACAGCGGTTATGACAGCGATGTTACAGACAGAGTTATTGAATTTCTTGAAAAATATAATTATTTAAACGATTTGGAATATTCTAAGGCTTATATACGGCAGTGTTCAAAATTGAATCCTAAAGGAAGATATGCCGTACGATGTAAATTAAGGGAATTAGGCGTTAAGGACGGAATAATAGATAAAGCTTTTATTGACGAAGAACTCAATGAAACAAAGGGCGCGCAGCAGCTTTTAGAAAAGAAGCTGAAGGGGAACAGGAAAATTTCTTTTAAAGAAAAACGCAGGCTCCAAGAATTTCTACTGAGAAGAGGCTATTCTTATGATATAATAAAAGAAGCGTTTTTGGATTTAGAAATTAAAATTGATAATTCGGATATATAA
- the recA gene encoding recombinase RecA, producing the protein MAEKKNLKKDLDKQFESKEKALEAALGYIEKKFGDGAVMKLGDNDHKMNVEVTPTGSLSLDIALGAGGVPKGRIVEIYGPESSGKTTVALHMVAEVQKKGGIAGFVDAEHALDPLYAKALGVDINNLYISQPSDGEEALEITETMVRSGAIDIIIVDSVAALVPRAEIEGEMGDSHVGLQARLMSQALRKLTGIIGKTNCTVIFINQLREKIGIAYGNPETTTGGRALKFYASVRIEIRKQEAIKQGDEIVGSRTKAKISKNKIAPPFKVAEFDIMYGKGISKEGDILDLATDLGIVKKSGSWFSYGETRIGQGRENAKQFIIENPDIAKEIDAKVRAYYGFDSDGNKVEITGEISQEEIAANKKKSKGKKDADDEFEADFLNELEEDKDDASNELFME; encoded by the coding sequence ATGGCTGAGAAGAAAAATTTAAAAAAAGATTTAGATAAACAATTTGAAAGCAAGGAAAAAGCCCTTGAGGCAGCTTTGGGGTATATAGAAAAAAAATTCGGAGACGGAGCTGTAATGAAGCTTGGCGATAACGACCATAAGATGAATGTGGAAGTTACGCCGACAGGTTCATTGAGCCTTGATATTGCTCTTGGGGCCGGAGGGGTGCCGAAAGGTCGTATAGTTGAGATTTACGGCCCGGAGTCGTCGGGAAAGACAACGGTAGCTTTACATATGGTTGCCGAAGTTCAGAAAAAAGGAGGAATCGCCGGTTTTGTGGATGCGGAGCATGCGCTCGATCCTTTGTATGCAAAAGCTCTTGGCGTAGATATAAACAATCTTTATATATCACAGCCAAGCGACGGTGAGGAAGCTCTTGAAATTACTGAAACTATGGTTAGAAGCGGAGCCATTGACATTATAATTGTCGATTCTGTCGCCGCCCTTGTTCCGCGTGCCGAAATTGAGGGCGAAATGGGAGACAGCCATGTGGGGCTTCAAGCAAGGCTCATGAGTCAGGCACTGAGGAAATTGACCGGTATAATCGGCAAGACTAATTGTACGGTTATATTTATTAACCAGCTGAGGGAAAAAATAGGAATAGCTTATGGAAATCCCGAAACCACAACCGGCGGACGGGCGCTGAAATTTTATGCTTCCGTCAGGATCGAAATCAGGAAACAGGAAGCTATTAAACAGGGGGATGAAATTGTCGGAAGCAGAACTAAAGCAAAAATATCAAAAAATAAGATTGCCCCTCCGTTTAAAGTGGCTGAATTCGATATAATGTATGGCAAGGGAATTTCAAAAGAGGGAGATATACTTGACCTTGCCACTGATCTCGGTATAGTTAAAAAAAGCGGATCGTGGTTTTCATATGGTGAAACGAGAATAGGCCAGGGACGTGAAAATGCAAAGCAGTTTATAATTGAAAACCCTGATATTGCTAAGGAAATTGATGCAAAAGTGAGGGCATATTACGGCTTTGATTCGGATGGAAATAAAGTAGAAATTACGGGAGAAATTTCGCAAGAAGAAATTGCCGCAAACAAAAAGAAATCAAAAGGCAAAAAGGATGCTGACGATGAATTTGAGGCTGATTTTTTGAATGAACTTGAAGAAGATAAAGACGACGCGTCAAATGAACTTTTTATGGAGTAG
- a CDS encoding DMT family transporter → MSKRKGTALLFLAAAMGGFGFVAMKNVLDAGYTPIQCVAIRYIIAVIFMCLFYIKELKRITEKELKGGAVMGILLFMLFFMLMEGLKRTTPSVNAFLSCTTAVIVPFIVWAVFKKRPDIYAVLGALLAVIGVAMLSLNEKMEISLGAVISFGAAVMFAFQIVIMDRYVSQCSPVSLTIVESVVVMILAVAVSLFEHAALPFPKAFDIIMMLVSGIFCTFLYFLFQSIGQKVTTPTSTSIIITSESVFAAVSSAVFYGEQISFRMLVGCSLIFAAVITAEIKPKFYLNFAGKLLTGKAK, encoded by the coding sequence ATGAGCAAAAGGAAGGGAACGGCTCTGCTTTTTTTGGCGGCGGCAATGGGCGGCTTTGGCTTTGTGGCAATGAAAAATGTGTTAGATGCAGGGTATACCCCTATACAGTGTGTTGCGATCAGATATATAATAGCTGTTATTTTTATGTGTTTGTTTTATATAAAAGAATTAAAGAGGATTACTGAAAAAGAGCTTAAAGGCGGCGCCGTTATGGGGATTTTATTGTTTATGCTTTTCTTTATGCTTATGGAGGGCCTTAAACGTACTACGCCGTCTGTAAACGCTTTCCTTTCATGTACAACTGCTGTGATAGTTCCTTTTATTGTATGGGCAGTATTTAAGAAGCGGCCTGATATATACGCCGTTTTGGGAGCTTTATTAGCGGTAATTGGCGTTGCAATGTTGTCTCTTAACGAGAAAATGGAAATAAGTCTTGGAGCGGTAATTTCATTTGGAGCGGCGGTAATGTTTGCATTTCAAATAGTTATTATGGACAGATATGTTTCGCAGTGCAGTCCTGTAAGTCTCACTATTGTTGAAAGCGTTGTGGTTATGATTTTAGCGGTGGCAGTATCTTTATTTGAACATGCCGCGCTTCCTTTTCCGAAAGCGTTTGATATAATAATGATGTTGGTTTCGGGTATATTCTGTACATTTTTATATTTCCTTTTTCAAAGTATTGGTCAGAAAGTTACAACTCCGACAAGCACGTCTATTATAATAACGTCGGAATCGGTTTTTGCCGCTGTTTCTTCAGCTGTTTTTTACGGCGAACAAATCAGCTTTAGGATGTTGGTCGGCTGTTCCCTTATATTTGCCGCTGTTATTACAGCGGAAATAAAACCGAAATTTTATTTAAACTTTGCCGGCAAATTATTGACTGGAAAAGCTAAATGA
- a CDS encoding competence/damage-inducible protein A, whose amino-acid sequence MKAEILAVGTELLLGDIVNTNAQYISKKLAALGIDVHFQTVVGDNEERLSQAVKNAFGRADLIITSGGLGPTEDDITKETCTKYFGKKFVYDEKALEMLKGFFAKLNRKMTDNNLKQVRVPEGSIVMYNKNGTAPGIIVEDGNKILIMLPGPPRELIPMFEEYAEPFLAAKQEYTFVSRVLRVSKIGESELENRLIDLIDNQTNPTIATYVKKFEAVVRLTAKAKSKDEANDIIKPVADEIYRRLGSDLYAEGDTTISEVTCGMLMERGLTAAVSESCTGGLLASRFTDIPGISKIFVEGDVTYSNDAKMRRLGVKRETLEKYGAVSHEVAEEMAYGIAKAAKTDIGLSTTGIAGPGGGTPEKPVGMVFIGMYYKGKVKTKELHMVGNRERIREKTVDSVFDWLRRTILAEEEV is encoded by the coding sequence ATGAAAGCAGAAATTTTAGCTGTCGGAACTGAACTTTTGCTTGGAGATATAGTTAATACGAACGCTCAGTATATATCAAAAAAGCTTGCGGCTTTGGGAATAGACGTACATTTTCAAACAGTGGTAGGAGACAATGAGGAAAGGCTTTCCCAAGCAGTTAAAAATGCATTTGGCAGAGCGGATCTTATTATTACCTCCGGAGGGCTGGGGCCTACGGAGGACGATATAACAAAAGAAACATGTACAAAATATTTCGGCAAAAAATTTGTATATGACGAAAAAGCCCTTGAAATGCTGAAAGGCTTTTTTGCAAAGCTTAACAGGAAAATGACAGATAATAATCTCAAACAGGTTCGAGTTCCTGAAGGTTCTATTGTTATGTACAATAAAAACGGAACTGCGCCGGGAATTATTGTGGAGGACGGAAATAAAATACTTATAATGCTGCCGGGGCCTCCGAGGGAACTTATACCGATGTTTGAAGAATATGCAGAGCCGTTCCTTGCCGCTAAACAGGAGTATACATTTGTTTCAAGGGTGTTGAGAGTTTCTAAAATAGGCGAAAGCGAACTGGAAAACAGGCTTATAGATCTTATTGACAATCAAACAAATCCTACCATTGCAACATATGTGAAAAAGTTTGAGGCTGTTGTCCGTCTTACTGCCAAAGCAAAAAGCAAGGATGAGGCGAATGATATTATTAAGCCTGTGGCAGATGAAATTTACAGAAGGCTAGGTTCGGATTTATACGCCGAGGGAGATACGACAATAAGCGAAGTTACATGCGGCATGCTCATGGAAAGAGGGCTTACCGCGGCTGTAAGCGAAAGCTGTACGGGGGGGCTCCTTGCTTCAAGATTTACGGACATTCCGGGCATATCAAAGATATTTGTCGAGGGCGACGTTACATACAGTAACGATGCAAAAATGAGAAGGCTTGGCGTAAAAAGAGAAACGCTTGAAAAATACGGAGCCGTAAGCCATGAAGTTGCGGAAGAAATGGCTTATGGCATTGCAAAAGCGGCAAAAACCGATATAGGCCTTTCAACTACGGGTATTGCTGGACCTGGAGGAGGAACGCCCGAAAAACCTGTTGGAATGGTATTTATAGGCATGTACTACAAAGGAAAAGTCAAAACCAAAGAACTGCATATGGTCGGCAACCGTGAGAGGATACGGGAAAAAACGGTTGATTCTGTTTTTGACTGGCTAAGGCGTACAATTTTGGCGGAGGAAGAGGTTTAA